In a genomic window of Mucilaginibacter sp. KACC 22063:
- a CDS encoding glycoside hydrolase family 18 protein, producing the protein MLQFKKLRATAIAGLIACIPFMMAATIGSHKADKYKKKKYVIIGYVGGYHGLIDTSLVDPSKLTHINYAFVNIKNNRAWLQTPKTDTANFRYLNSLKKKNPDLKILISIGGWGWSGNFSDAVLTDTAREAFAASAVDIVRKYDLDGVDIDWEYPNDIGAGNVFRKEDKQNYTLMFEALRRDLNTVQKEKGRKMFLTTAVGGFKRFLKNTEMGKVARSLDYVSLMSYDYFQDSLGIAVHHTNLYASKKYFNRDDADQAVHAFEAEGVPANKLVMGVAFYGRSARVTDSTNHGLGMKRTDRMPAGGYTYIKDSLTNRNGFKYYRDEDAKAPILFNPNTMQFISYDDEWSVKNKCDYVKKYGLAGVMFWEYIEDRKEYLLKEINKDL; encoded by the coding sequence ATGTTACAGTTTAAAAAACTAAGGGCTACAGCCATAGCAGGATTAATTGCCTGTATCCCGTTTATGATGGCAGCTACAATTGGCAGCCACAAGGCAGATAAGTATAAAAAGAAGAAATATGTAATTATCGGATATGTGGGCGGTTATCACGGGTTGATTGATACCTCACTCGTCGATCCCAGTAAACTCACGCATATCAATTATGCCTTTGTTAATATCAAGAACAATCGCGCCTGGTTACAAACACCTAAAACTGATACTGCAAATTTCAGGTACCTGAACAGTTTAAAGAAAAAGAACCCTGATCTGAAGATTCTTATTTCTATTGGTGGTTGGGGATGGAGCGGTAATTTTTCAGATGCAGTATTAACTGACACTGCCCGTGAAGCTTTTGCGGCAAGTGCCGTAGATATTGTACGGAAATATGATCTGGATGGCGTGGATATCGATTGGGAATACCCAAATGATATTGGTGCGGGTAACGTGTTCCGTAAGGAAGATAAGCAGAATTATACTTTGATGTTTGAAGCTTTGCGCAGGGATTTAAATACCGTACAAAAAGAAAAAGGCAGAAAAATGTTTCTTACCACAGCAGTGGGTGGATTTAAACGTTTCTTAAAGAATACGGAAATGGGGAAGGTAGCACGTTCGCTCGATTATGTTAGCCTGATGAGTTATGATTACTTTCAGGATAGCCTGGGTATAGCGGTGCATCATACGAATTTATATGCCTCAAAAAAATACTTTAACCGCGATGATGCCGACCAGGCTGTGCATGCTTTTGAAGCTGAGGGCGTACCGGCAAATAAACTGGTGATGGGCGTTGCCTTCTACGGCCGCTCAGCAAGGGTGACAGATAGCACTAATCATGGTTTGGGAATGAAACGTACCGATCGCATGCCGGCGGGTGGGTATACGTATATCAAAGATAGTTTAACCAACAGAAACGGCTTTAAATATTACCGTGACGAAGATGCTAAAGCACCTATATTATTTAATCCTAATACCATGCAGTTTATCTCATACGACGACGAATGGTCGGTGAAAAACAAGTGTGACTATGTTAAAAAGTATGGATTAGCCGGGGTAATGTTTTGGGAATACATTGAAGACCGCAAGGAATATTTACTGAAGGAGATTAATAAAGACCTTTAA